The following proteins are co-located in the Acidobacteriota bacterium genome:
- the gcvT gene encoding glycine cleavage system aminomethyltransferase GcvT yields the protein MDRSERASQAVRKTPLHDRHAALGAKIAPFAGYLMPIHYRTGQIEEHRAVRTRAGLFDVSHMGEFDITGPGAAALLDRLTPSRISALEPGRARYTAFTTDTGGFVDDILVYRVGEERFLVVVNAANRNKDRDWVESRLDGHRAEFSDRSDDYALLALQGPESREILAPLASGFDARALRSYRVAEGRVAGRPALVSRTGYTGEIGFEIFLDPGDAGAVWDALLESGSDRGLLPAGLGARDTLRLEAALPLYGHDIDESTNVLEAGLEFIVDWDKDDFVGKSALLDARSGPLAKRRIGFAVEGRGIARAGQEIYWEGRSAGNVTSGSWSPTLERAIGMGYLPPAAAEPGTGIEIDIRGRRVGARVVELPFYRRPRRRRT from the coding sequence ATGGATCGATCGGAGCGCGCCTCCCAGGCGGTCCGGAAGACCCCGCTCCATGATCGGCACGCCGCCCTCGGAGCGAAGATCGCTCCTTTCGCCGGGTATCTGATGCCGATCCATTACAGGACGGGGCAGATCGAAGAGCACCGGGCCGTCCGGACGCGGGCGGGGCTGTTCGACGTGAGCCACATGGGGGAGTTCGACATCACCGGCCCCGGAGCCGCCGCGCTGCTCGATCGGCTCACCCCGTCCCGGATCAGCGCCCTGGAGCCGGGACGCGCGCGGTACACCGCGTTCACCACGGACACCGGCGGATTCGTCGACGACATCCTGGTCTACCGCGTGGGCGAGGAGCGCTTCCTCGTCGTGGTCAACGCCGCGAACCGGAACAAGGACCGCGATTGGGTGGAGAGCCGTCTCGACGGCCACAGGGCGGAGTTCTCCGATCGATCGGACGACTACGCCCTCCTAGCGCTCCAGGGCCCCGAGTCGAGGGAGATCCTGGCCCCGCTGGCCTCCGGGTTCGACGCGCGCGCGCTTCGCTCGTACCGGGTGGCCGAGGGGCGGGTGGCCGGAAGGCCGGCACTCGTCAGCCGGACGGGATACACGGGGGAGATCGGATTCGAGATCTTTCTGGACCCCGGCGACGCCGGCGCCGTTTGGGATGCGCTGCTCGAGTCGGGCTCGGATCGGGGGCTCCTGCCGGCGGGCCTGGGAGCGCGCGACACGCTCCGGCTGGAGGCGGCGCTGCCGCTGTACGGACACGATATCGACGAGTCGACCAACGTCCTCGAGGCGGGGCTCGAATTCATCGTCGACTGGGACAAGGACGACTTCGTCGGGAAGAGCGCCCTGCTCGACGCGCGGAGCGGTCCCCTCGCGAAGCGGCGCATCGGGTTCGCGGTCGAGGGCCGCGGAATCGCGCGCGCCGGACAGGAGATCTACTGGGAAGGACGGAGCGCCGGAAACGTGACGTCGGGAAGCTGGTCGCCCACGCTCGAGAGGGCGATCGGGATGGGCTACCTTCCGCCCGCCGCCGCCGAGCCGGGAACCGGCATCGAAATCGACATCCGCGGCCGGCGCGTGGGCGCGAGGGTCGTCGAGCTGCCCTTCTACCGCCGGCCTCGGCGCCGGCGCACTTGA
- a CDS encoding helix-hairpin-helix domain-containing protein, whose translation MPLPSEPRGEPSAGRALRGASPSPRRGYPERRSIPSVPGPSGRRGHRLAAAGGIAGLFSRSRGIAHRFAPPGRTSLPARYGPRARSGASARTEPRLPVRSDAGASTGGRAASRNVSAGTCPAGMAIASTSPSGPQAARGGHRMDTRRLWLALALLGAAAAPALAASSGDTARPRAQAPAPVDVNRAGIAELSALPGIGPKLARRIVAFREEHGPFRKVEELLAVKGIGPRLLERLRDRLTVGRTPPK comes from the coding sequence ATGCCGCTCCCCTCGGAGCCGCGGGGCGAGCCGTCCGCTGGACGAGCGCTTCGCGGGGCTTCGCCCTCTCCGCGTCGGGGGTATCCCGAAAGGCGCTCGATTCCATCCGTCCCCGGACCCTCCGGCCGTCGCGGCCACCGGCTCGCCGCCGCGGGCGGGATCGCGGGCCTGTTCTCCCGTTCTCGCGGAATCGCGCACCGATTCGCACCGCCGGGGCGCACCTCGCTGCCCGCGCGATACGGTCCGCGGGCCCGCTCCGGCGCTTCGGCCCGAACCGAGCCTCGCCTGCCCGTCCGCTCGGACGCCGGCGCGTCCACCGGCGGACGCGCCGCGTCACGGAACGTGAGCGCTGGGACCTGTCCGGCGGGCATGGCGATTGCCTCGACCTCCCCCAGCGGCCCACAGGCCGCCCGAGGAGGACATCGCATGGACACGCGTCGACTCTGGTTGGCCCTTGCATTGCTCGGCGCCGCGGCGGCTCCCGCGCTCGCGGCGTCCTCCGGCGACACCGCCCGGCCGCGCGCGCAGGCGCCGGCTCCGGTGGACGTCAACCGTGCCGGTATCGCCGAGCTGAGCGCCCTGCCCGGTATCGGGCCGAAGCTCGCTCGCCGCATCGTCGCCTTCCGGGAGGAGCACGGCCCGTTCCGGAAGGTGGAGGAGCTGCTCGCGGTCAAGGGGATCGGCCCGCGCCTGCTCGAGAGGCTCCGCGACCGGCTGACGGTGGGGAGGACGCCCCCCAAGTGA
- the rseP gene encoding RIP metalloprotease RseP: protein MSAVGGALLFVLAFVAVLAPLIFLHELGHFLAAKAFRVRVEVFSIGFGPRLFGFRGQETDYRVAPFPLGGYVRMAGEYGGGAASGDPRLLTSKPRWQRLAILLAGPAMNALVAVVLWWGLFMHGAEELDLPSGPPVVQALADGAPAARAGLHPGDRILRIDGKAITSIEEYQKEIAFRPGQRARYLVERDGSRLELEVEIAADPRTGIGWDGVYPKTPIAIREVIPGGPADRAGLRPGDLVLGVDGRALERVDDLVAAIKASPGRPLTLSIGRGGEVLEIAVVPEPAEGGARIAVLLGLPTRFVRYGPVAALQAALRTAVEESDLLFRTVSGLVKRELGVKVLSGPVEIARMSADRLSVGLAATLRFMAMISLQLGILNLLPIPVLDGGQILILLVEGIRRRDLPVEVKEKVMLAGLLVLLALMATVIALDVAKGLNRGQPAGRPAAAGEQSAPPGR from the coding sequence ATGAGCGCTGTGGGGGGAGCGCTCCTGTTCGTCCTGGCCTTCGTCGCCGTGCTGGCACCGCTGATCTTCCTTCACGAGCTCGGGCACTTTCTCGCGGCGAAGGCGTTCCGGGTCCGTGTCGAGGTCTTCTCGATCGGGTTCGGGCCGAGGCTCTTCGGCTTCCGGGGCCAGGAGACCGACTACCGCGTGGCCCCGTTTCCCCTCGGCGGCTACGTGCGCATGGCCGGGGAGTACGGCGGCGGCGCCGCGAGCGGGGATCCGCGCCTGCTGACGAGCAAGCCGAGGTGGCAGCGCCTGGCGATCCTGCTCGCCGGGCCGGCCATGAACGCGCTGGTGGCCGTGGTCCTGTGGTGGGGACTGTTCATGCACGGGGCCGAGGAACTGGACCTCCCGAGCGGCCCGCCGGTCGTGCAGGCGCTCGCGGACGGCGCTCCGGCGGCCCGCGCAGGCCTGCATCCCGGGGATCGGATCCTGCGCATCGACGGGAAGGCGATCACTTCCATCGAGGAATACCAGAAGGAAATCGCTTTCCGGCCGGGGCAGCGGGCTCGCTACCTGGTGGAGCGGGACGGATCCCGGCTCGAGTTGGAGGTGGAGATCGCGGCCGATCCCCGAACCGGAATCGGCTGGGACGGGGTCTATCCGAAAACCCCGATCGCGATCCGGGAGGTGATCCCAGGCGGGCCGGCGGACCGGGCGGGGCTGCGCCCCGGCGACCTGGTGCTCGGCGTCGACGGCCGGGCGCTCGAGCGCGTCGACGACCTGGTCGCGGCGATCAAGGCGAGTCCCGGCCGCCCCCTCACGCTGTCGATCGGGCGGGGAGGAGAGGTCCTCGAGATCGCCGTCGTTCCCGAGCCCGCCGAAGGGGGCGCCCGCATCGCGGTGCTGCTGGGCCTGCCGACACGCTTCGTCCGTTACGGCCCGGTAGCGGCGCTCCAGGCCGCGCTCCGCACCGCCGTCGAGGAATCGGACCTTCTGTTCCGCACCGTCAGCGGTCTCGTGAAGCGCGAGCTGGGCGTGAAGGTTCTGTCCGGGCCCGTGGAGATCGCCCGCATGTCCGCCGACCGGCTCTCGGTGGGCCTGGCGGCCACGCTGCGGTTCATGGCGATGATCAGCCTGCAACTGGGGATCCTCAACCTTCTTCCGATTCCGGTCCTCGACGGTGGCCAGATCCTGATCCTGCTCGTCGAAGGAATCCGGCGCCGCGATCTTCCGGTCGAGGTGAAGGAAAAGGTGATGCTGGCGGGACTGCTGGTTCTCCTCGCCCTAATGGCGACCGTCATCGCCCTCGACGTCGCCAAGGGTCTGAACCGCGGGCAGCCCGCGGGCCGGCCGGCCGCCGCCGGCGAACAGTCCGCCCCGCCGGGGCGTTGA
- a CDS encoding isoprenyl transferase, translating to MTDGGSAARAPTAAERKLLEAIDKERLPRHVAVIMDGNGRWARRRGMPRIAGHRAGIAAVRAVVEASAELGIEVLTLYAFSRENWKRPKREVDTLFRLLREYLDKELPAIKRHGIRFRPIGRLRELPEPVQRDLERARRETEGGDGMWFLIALSYSGRADIVDAARALAAECRAGRLDPEAIDEETIAGRLSTAGLPDPDLLIRTSGEQRISNFLLWQVAYAELYVTPTLWPDFRRRHLYEAIIDYQRRERRFGGVPAPDDGPSGGGPRELTVS from the coding sequence GTGACGGACGGCGGCTCCGCCGCGCGGGCCCCGACGGCAGCGGAGCGCAAGCTGCTCGAAGCGATCGACAAGGAGCGCCTGCCTCGCCACGTGGCGGTGATCATGGACGGCAACGGCCGCTGGGCGAGACGGCGCGGCATGCCGCGGATCGCCGGCCACCGGGCGGGGATCGCCGCGGTCAGGGCGGTGGTGGAGGCGTCGGCGGAGCTGGGGATCGAGGTCCTGACGCTCTACGCCTTCAGCCGGGAGAACTGGAAGCGGCCCAAGCGGGAGGTCGACACGCTCTTCCGCCTCCTCAGGGAGTACCTCGACAAGGAGCTACCCGCCATCAAGCGGCACGGGATCCGCTTCCGGCCGATCGGAAGGCTCCGCGAGCTCCCCGAGCCGGTGCAGAGGGATCTCGAGCGCGCGCGCCGGGAGACCGAGGGGGGCGACGGGATGTGGTTCCTCATCGCGCTCAGTTACTCCGGGCGCGCCGACATCGTCGACGCCGCGCGCGCGCTGGCCGCCGAGTGCCGCGCCGGCCGCCTCGATCCGGAGGCGATCGATGAGGAGACGATCGCCGGCCGACTGTCCACGGCGGGGCTGCCCGATCCGGACCTTCTCATCCGGACCTCGGGCGAACAGAGGATCAGCAATTTCCTTCTGTGGCAGGTGGCCTACGCGGAGCTGTACGTCACACCGACGCTGTGGCCCGATTTCCGGAGGCGCCACCTCTACGAGGCGATCATCGACTACCAGCGCCGGGAACGGCGGTTCGGGGGAGTCCCGGCACCGGACGACGGCCCCTCCGGCGGCGGCCCGCGGGAGTTGACGGTTTCGTGA
- the gcvH gene encoding glycine cleavage system protein GcvH, producing the protein MPRPEDCRFTESHEWACLEGDCVTVGITDFAQDELGDIVYVELPEPGRKVAKGEELGTIESVKAVAEIFAPIDGEVTEVNGALADAPEQVNKDPFGAGWLVKLRPADPAQLEALMDHAAYKRFLETSA; encoded by the coding sequence ATGCCGCGGCCGGAGGATTGCCGTTTCACCGAGTCTCACGAGTGGGCTTGCCTCGAGGGCGATTGCGTTACCGTCGGGATCACCGACTTCGCCCAGGACGAACTCGGTGACATCGTGTACGTGGAGCTGCCGGAGCCCGGGCGGAAGGTCGCCAAGGGAGAGGAACTCGGGACCATCGAGTCCGTCAAGGCGGTGGCGGAGATCTTCGCGCCGATCGACGGCGAGGTGACCGAAGTGAACGGCGCGCTCGCCGATGCACCGGAGCAGGTCAACAAGGATCCCTTCGGAGCGGGCTGGCTGGTGAAGCTCAGGCCGGCGGACCCGGCGCAGCTCGAGGCGCTGATGGACCACGCCGCCTACAAGCGGTTCCTCGAGACGAGCGCGTGA
- a CDS encoding 1-deoxy-D-xylulose-5-phosphate reductoisomerase, with the protein MRNAPKKIAILGSTGSIGRSTLDVVARHRDRLQVVGLAAGSGGARLTEQILRFRPAVVSVKDERAARDLAARLDGRARPRIGVGTAGATEVAVASGADLVVSAIVGAAGLLPTLAALSAGITVALANKESLVVAGELMVRAAREAGAQLLPVDSEHNAIHQCLRAGRREEVDRIILTGSGGPFRGMDRSALERVSVEEALRHPTWSMGPKITVDSATLMNKGLEVIEASFLFGIPAERIDVVIHPQSVVHSMVRFRDGSVVAQLGAADMRHPIQYALSWPERWESAVAPLDILEVGALTFEPPDHERFPCLGLAREALRRGGTAPARLNAANEVAVAAFLAGQIRFVDIPAVIEEVLAEEDGSPADSVEDVLAADREARRRARAVIGSERIRR; encoded by the coding sequence ATGCGGAACGCGCCCAAGAAGATCGCGATCCTGGGATCGACGGGATCGATCGGCCGCAGCACGCTCGACGTGGTGGCGAGGCACCGCGACCGGCTGCAGGTCGTCGGCCTGGCGGCCGGAAGCGGCGGGGCACGCTTGACGGAGCAGATCCTCCGTTTCCGGCCGGCGGTCGTCTCCGTCAAGGACGAGCGCGCCGCGCGCGATCTCGCCGCGAGGCTCGACGGCAGGGCGCGTCCCCGGATCGGAGTGGGAACCGCGGGCGCGACGGAAGTCGCCGTGGCCAGCGGCGCGGACCTCGTCGTTTCCGCGATCGTCGGTGCCGCCGGACTGCTGCCGACGCTCGCCGCTCTTTCGGCCGGAATCACGGTCGCCCTCGCCAACAAGGAGTCTCTGGTGGTCGCCGGAGAGTTGATGGTCCGGGCCGCCCGGGAGGCGGGAGCGCAGCTCCTGCCGGTCGACTCCGAGCACAACGCGATCCACCAGTGCCTTCGCGCCGGCCGGCGGGAGGAAGTCGACCGGATCATCCTCACCGGCTCGGGGGGCCCGTTCCGGGGGATGGACCGGAGCGCACTGGAGCGGGTGTCCGTGGAGGAAGCGCTGCGGCATCCGACCTGGTCGATGGGGCCCAAGATCACCGTCGACTCCGCCACCCTGATGAACAAAGGGCTCGAGGTGATCGAGGCTTCTTTTCTCTTCGGGATTCCGGCGGAGAGGATCGACGTCGTGATCCACCCCCAGAGCGTCGTGCACAGCATGGTGCGGTTCCGTGACGGCTCGGTGGTCGCGCAGCTCGGCGCCGCCGACATGCGACACCCGATCCAGTACGCTCTGAGCTGGCCGGAGCGGTGGGAGTCGGCGGTCGCGCCGCTGGACATCCTCGAGGTCGGCGCGCTCACGTTCGAGCCCCCCGATCACGAGCGCTTCCCGTGCCTCGGGCTCGCCCGCGAAGCCCTGCGGCGGGGGGGGACGGCGCCGGCCCGGCTCAACGCCGCCAACGAGGTCGCGGTGGCGGCGTTCTTGGCCGGGCAGATCCGTTTCGTCGACATCCCGGCCGTTATCGAAGAGGTTCTCGCCGAAGAGGACGGCTCGCCGGCGGACAGTGTCGAGGACGTGCTGGCCGCAGACCGCGAGGCGCGGCGTCGAGCGCGGGCGGTGATCGGCTCGGAAAGGATCCGGAGATGA
- the truA gene encoding tRNA pseudouridine(38-40) synthase TruA, which yields MTVRVPAASCRVALRLAYDGSGFSGWQRQPGRPTVQGEVERAVARLYGLPPGAVPVQGAGRTDAGVHALAQVAAFAPPAARPLAELARGLARLLPSAVRLTGIAEMPADFHPRRDAALKEYRYRIAHGRVVLPFEAPWTWGIRDRLDVAAMRSAAEGLVGRRDFAAVAAAGGAARGTVRTLHRLEAIERGEGSLEIVAAADGFLYRMVRNLVGLLVAVGTGRLGPDEAAARVAGGDRRALPPPAPARGLALAEVRYDPPVDWKAVPP from the coding sequence ATGACGGTCCGGGTCCCGGCGGCGTCGTGCCGCGTCGCGCTGCGCCTCGCCTACGACGGGAGCGGGTTCTCGGGGTGGCAGAGGCAGCCGGGCCGGCCGACGGTGCAAGGGGAGGTCGAACGGGCGGTGGCCCGCCTCTACGGCCTGCCGCCGGGGGCCGTTCCGGTCCAGGGAGCCGGCCGCACGGACGCGGGCGTCCACGCGCTCGCCCAGGTGGCGGCGTTCGCTCCGCCGGCGGCGCGTCCGCTCGCGGAACTCGCGCGAGGTCTCGCGCGCCTGCTCCCTTCCGCGGTGCGCTTGACGGGGATCGCCGAAATGCCGGCGGATTTCCACCCGAGGAGGGACGCCGCTCTCAAGGAATACCGCTACCGGATCGCCCACGGCCGCGTGGTTCTGCCGTTCGAGGCGCCCTGGACCTGGGGGATCCGCGATCGGCTCGACGTGGCCGCGATGCGGAGCGCGGCCGAAGGGCTGGTCGGACGCCGGGACTTCGCCGCCGTCGCGGCCGCCGGAGGCGCCGCGCGCGGCACCGTCCGGACGCTTCACCGGCTCGAGGCGATCGAGCGCGGCGAGGGATCGCTCGAGATCGTCGCCGCGGCCGACGGGTTCCTCTACCGGATGGTGCGAAACCTCGTCGGTCTGCTGGTGGCGGTCGGGACCGGTCGCCTCGGCCCGGACGAGGCGGCGGCGCGGGTCGCCGGCGGCGATCGGCGGGCTCTTCCACCCCCCGCGCCGGCGCGGGGCCTGGCGCTCGCGGAGGTGCGTTACGATCCGCCGGTGGACTGGAAGGCGGTGCCGCCGTGA